The Polynucleobacter sp. JS-JIR-5-A7 region ATTTGATGTAAAACAACATCAATTTAGTCATCATATACGATGATTTTAGTCTTGAAAAGAGGAAAATTAGATCGAAAGCAAATAAGAACCTTCTTTTAGGTAAAACTTTCATTACAGGGCAAAATAGACCCTAATCTCAATAGCACCTTGGAGAAATCGCTTTGTCTTCCAGTACCCATACAAATTTCAAGCAATATCTAGCAACAACTAAATCTCAGGGCGTAGCAATTCCCGTTGGACTACAAGATTTGCTGGTTGCTGTTGTTAATACTTGTTCTACCTTAAGTCATGAAGTCGCTCAAGGAGCTTTAATTGGTTTATTAGGATCCGCAGGCACTGGTAATGTGCAAGGTGAAGTTCAGCAAAAGCTAGACATCATTGCCAACGATTTATTAATTGAGGGCGTTAAAGCTTGTAAGTCACTTGCTGGGCTGGCGTCTGAAGAAATGGAATTACCAGTGCCAGTGCAAGGTACCGGCGACTATCTTTTATTGTTTGATCCATTAGATGGCTCTTCCAACATCGATGTGAATGTGTCTATCGGCACGATCTTTTCAATTCTTAAAAAGCAAGATCCACAAGCGCCATTACAAACTACTGACTTTCTATTATCGGGTCGTCACCAAGTAGCGGCGGGTTATGTGGTGTATGGCCCTCAAACAACGATGGCTTTAACTTTGGGTGATGGCGTAGTGATGTTTACCTTAAATAAAGTGACCGGTGAGTTCTTGTTGATTAAAGATGCTGTCACGATTTCGCACTCTACTAAAGAATTTGCTATCAATATGTCTAATATGCGCCATTGGGCTGACCCAGTGCGCCGCTATGTAGAAGAGTGTTTAGCTGGTGTAGGTGGTGCGCGTGAAAAAGATTTTAATATGCGCTGGATTGCATCGATGGTGGCTGATGTGCATCGTGTTTTATCCCGTGGCGGTGTTTTTATGTACCCTTGGGATCAACGTGAGCCCCATAAACCTGGAAAATTGCGCTTAATGTATGAAGCTAATCCAATGAGCTTCTTGGTTGAACAAGCAGGTGGTGCGTCTACAAATGGTAAAGATCTGATTATGGATTTACAACCTACTGATTTGCATGAGCGTGTCTCCGTCATGCTGGGGTCTAAAGAAGAGATTGATCGCTTACAGCATTACCATGCATAAAGTGAATTAAAAAATCAAACCCAGTTTTCTAGCTTTAAGCCAGAAACTCTTGAAAACTCTTTGAGATTATTAGTGACTAGCGGTAAGTCTAATGCTAGCGCTTGTGCTGCAATCATCGTATCTAGCGAACCAATGGGCTGCCCTTGTTTCTCTAACTGAGCGCGCAATGTAGCATAGGTCCAAATGCAGTTGGTATCAAAAGGAACAATAGTCATTGGTGCTAGAAATAAATTGAGTGCCTGTTTATTTCTGATTGAATTTGTTTTTTCTACACCATAAGCGAGCTCCGCAGCGACAATGGTGGATACGCCAATCTCGCCAGACTGAAATGATTTGAAACGCTCTAGAACGCTAGGTGGTTTTTGATTGATGATGTAGATACAAATATTGGTGTCTAGCAAAATCAAGGGGCAATCTCCACCCGATCTTGTTGCTCTGGTTGGTCACGAGTTAATTGCAGTCCTGGCTCAAAACTGTCTAAAGATGCGCAAATTGCTGTAAATAAACCATTTTTTGGCAAGAGGAGGACGCCGCCAGCAAAGTGCTGCACAGTGACTTCGGAATCTGTAAAACGATATTCCTTGGGAAGTCGCACCGCTTGGCTACGACCGGTTTTGAAGATTTGGGCTATGTCCATGATTTCCCCTCTTTTGATATGTATCAGTGATATATACTTTAATGAGATTCAATCTTTTTAGCAAGCCTATTTTTCAGTAGGATTGAGAATGCAAAAGGCCCAATCATAAGACTGGGCCTTTTGAATAGGGTTTACCATTTTTACTTCATTGATTATGGCTTTACCTTTTCCTTTAGGTAGGCCAAAGACTCTTCTACTTGGTCAATCAGAATCAAGCAAACATCGCCTTCAGCAACTTCATTCAAGGCAGTATCAATTGCTTTGAATTCTCCATGGATCTCTTTCACTTGTTTGGCTTTCGTAGTGCCAACTAAGCCCTCTTGTAAAAGCTTTAAGACTTCGCCATCTTCACGACCACGTTGGCAAGCATCTTGATAGAGGATGACGTTATCAAAAGCGTTGCCCAAGATGCGCGTGAGATCCCGAATGTCTTCATCGCGACGATCTCCGGCACCACTAATAACCACGTGACTTTTCTTGGGCTTCATAGATTCAACGGCACTTGCTAAAGCACGCATCGCATCAGGGTTGTGACCATAGTCAGCAATTACCGTAGCTCCCTTGTGTTTGAATTGATTAAAGCGCCCTGGTACAGCGTTGGCAGTACTCTCAAAGCTATTTAAGCCACGCGCAATCTTCTCAGCATCAAGGCCTAAGGCCCAAGCAGCGCCTATGGCTGCCATAGCATTTTCAATCTGAAAACCAAGTACGCCATTTTGGGTGAGGGGGATTTCGCTTACAGGGAAGCGATACATTACGCGCGATCCTTTGGAGGCAACAATGTAAGTGCCATCAAAGAAGATAACTTTCTTATTCTTGGCGCGATGCGCAGTGATGACGGGGTGATGTTGATTTTGGGCAAAGAAGATGACCCGTCCAGAGCACTTATCACCCATCTTGGCAACCATAGGATCTGCTCCATTGAGAACAGCCGCACCAGTTGGCGCTACGTTTTGCACAATCACCCGTTTTAGGATCGCTAAATCTTCTACGCTAGAGATATAGTTCAATCCTAAGTGGTCGCCTTCACCAATATTGGTTACTACGGCGACTTCACAACGATCAAAGCCCAAGCCCTCACGCAATAAACCGCCGCGAGCAGTTTCTAGAACAGCAGCATCGACATCGGGATGCATTAATACGTTGCGCGCACTTTTAGGACCACTGCAATCACCGGTATCAATCAGGCGATGATTGATATATACGCCATCAGTGCCAGTCATGCCGACCCTCAGACCAGTTTCGGTGAGGAGGTGGGATATTAAACGGACTGTGGTTGTTTTGCCGTTAGTTCCCGTCACAGCAACTACTGGAATGCGACCGTCTTCGCCTGGTGGGAACATCGTATTAATAATGTCTTCTCCTACAGGGCGGCCTTTGCCGTAGGAGGGCTTTAAATGCATGCGCAATCCTGGGGCAGCATTGACTTCAACAATGCCGCCACCTTGTTGTTCTAAAGGTTTGTAAATGGATTCGCAAAGGATATCTACGCCGGCGATATCTAAACCAATCATCTGGGCGGCCGCTATAGCACTAGCAGCGACGTCAGGATGAACATCATCGGTAACATCGGTAGCAGTGCCGCCGGTACTGAGGTTGGCATTATTGCGTAATAACACGCGCTCACCAGTTTTAGGAACGTATTGTGGTGTGAGTCCAGAGCTTGCTAGATGAGCTAATGCAATATCGTCAAAGCGAATCTTGGTTAATGCTGTTGCATGTCCATCGCCCCGCAATGGATTTTGATTTTCTTTTTCAACCAGCTCTGCAACAGTGTGTTTGCCATCGCCAACTACTTGAGCAGGCTCACGACGGGCTGCAGCAGACAAACGATTGCCAACGACGAGTAAGCGATAGTCAGCACCAGGAAGATAACGCTCTACGATCGTCTCGCGTCCAAAGCCTTGGGTAACTTCAAAGCCTGCACGGACTTCTTCTTCGGTTTGGATATTGGCAACTACGCCTTTTCCTTGATTGCCATCTTTTGGTTTGAGCACAATCGGGCCACCAATCTTTTGGGCAGCACGCCATGCATCATCTACATTAGTCACAACTTCACCAATCGGCACAGATACTCCAGCCGCAGCCAAGAGATTTTTGGTAAGTTCCTTATCTTGTGCAATGGCTTCAGCAATAGCGCTGGTGTCACTGGTCTCTGCTGCCTGAATTCGTTTTTGTTTGCTGCCCCAGCCAAATTGCACCATGCTGCCTTCGGTCATACGGCGGAAGGGAATGTTACGCTGAAGTGCTGCATCAACGATTGAGCCAGTGCTTGGTCCAAGGCGGACATCTTCGTACAAAGCTTCTAACTCTGAGAGAGCCGCAGCTAAATCAAAAGGAGCATCGTTTAGGGTTGCTTGAATCAATGCAAAACCAAAATCAAAGGCCATGCGGCCAACAACTTCTTCGATGTATTCCACGACTACTTGATATACGCCGTCATCTATTGTTTGAACAGTACGACTGAAAGTCACAGGACAACCTGCTTGAGCTTGTAATCCCAGAGCAGCATGTTCTAGCGCATGCGCTAATGAGAGGGGCTCAGTTAAACCACCACGACGCATGCTTCCTAGTTGTGGAAAGCGTTCACGAATCTTCGTTTCAAATTGGGGAATAGCATCAATCGAGCGCTCAGAAGGATCGCAAGTAACGATGGCTTCTAGGGCAGTGTGGCGGCTCCATAAATTGGGGCCACGTAGCATGCGAATACGGGTGATTTCCAATTAAGCCCCTATTGCAGTTGTAGCATCTGGTATATAAGTTTCTGCACCAGCTTCAATCACGTTAAACGGAATGTCTAATGCCCAAGCAGCAGCAATCGCAGCGCCGAGATTCATAGTCTTCCATGGCACGGCGCTATTAGATTCAGAGTGGCGCGGCACGGGGATTGATTTTTGATCCAGCTTTCCAGACTTCAAGGTAATTTGTTGTTTGCCAACTAGTACGACGCGACCACCATTGAGTAGATGGTTTTTAATCACTTCTGAATCTGAATGCTCGCTAAAGAAAATCACCTCACCATCACATAGCTCAGCCATCTGCAGACACATTGGATCATCGGCGTTTAGAACCCCCACACCGGTTGGTAGAACTACATCAATTTGAGTGCGCACAATACTAAAGACCTGATCTTCATCATAGATAGCGTACTGTGGGAAGTTGGCTTTAGGATCAACATTGAGTACGACGCCAACTTGGCAGCGATCATAGGCCAATCCTTCGATCAGCATAGATAGGTGGTTATTTTCAATCACCGCTGCTTCTACGGCACGATTCAGGAGGGTGCGACGTGCGTTTTCCCAATTGGATGCATTGGTATTTGGAATCGAGCGACTGCCAAAAAATAAACCTTTACTACAAGACAAGCCAACATAGACGTTTGTGAGGCGCAGGAAATGAGCAATCATTTCAGCAACGGGTGTTTTGCCACTCTCACCACAAATACCTACCAATGGAATGCGGAAATCTGTGCCCTGAGGAAATAAGTGGTTTGCAATCTCTTTACCAACGGGTTGAGGTTTGCCGCTAGCAGGCTTGAGATGCATTAAGAGACCTGGGCCAGCATTGACTTCTACGATGGCAGCGTTTTGCTCAGCAAGCGGGCGGCTAATATCTTGGGCTACCAAATCAACGCCTGCAATTTCTAAACCAACCACACGTGCTGCTAGGGCTACTTGACTAGCAACATCAGGATGAACTAAATCGGTGACATCAAATGCTACATTGCCGTTACTCTGAATCAATACCTTTTGGTCTGTTGCTGGAATGCTAGTGCCAGTTAATTGTTGGCGAGCAAGTTCGAGTTCTACTGCAGAATCAATACGTACTGGATTGAGTGGATGTTCTTCTGCGGTGCCGCGACGGGGATCAGAATTAATCTGAATCTGAATCAGTTCTTGAACAGTATGTTTGCCATCGCCAGTGACCCATACAGTTTCCCCTTTTGCCGCAGCGACAACTTTGTTACCAACTACGAGTAAGCGATGTTCATCGCCAACAATATGACGCTCCACCAATACTTCGCTACCCTCATCAATGGCTACTGCGTAAGCAGCTTCAATTTCTTGTTGGGTATACAGATTAATAAACACACCTCGACCATGATTACCGTCGATGGGTTTGACAACCACTGGCAATCCAATATCCTGTGCGGCCTCCCAGGCATCATCAGGACTAGTAACAGTTCGGCCTTCTGGGGTTGGTACGCCAGCGCTGCGTAGCAAACTCTTCGTTAAATCTTTATCACGGGAAATTGTTTCAGCGATTGCGCTAGTTTGATCTGTTTCAGCAGTCCAGATGCGCCGCTGTTTTGCGCCGTAACCCAATTGAACTAAATTGCCTGCCGATAGACGGATAGAAGGAATGCCACGCTCTTCAGCCGCATTAACGATGCAAGCAGTGCTAGGTCCTAGTAATAAATCATCACCAATGTCACGCAGACTCTCAATAATATTTTGAACTTCAGCAACACAATCTTTATTGTCTTGCGCAAGAGCAAGAAAGAGGTCGCGTGCGTACTTGAGGGCAGTGAGGGTGACTTCCTCATTGATCGCGCTTACCATCACTTTGTAGACACCACGGCGATCACCGTCACGCGCTTTACCAAAGCCACCTGGAATACCTGCTAGGTTTTGCAACTCGAGCGTCAGGTGCTCCATGATGTGAGCAGGCCAAGTGCCTTCTTCGACGCGCTTGAGAAAGCCACCGGTTTCTCCGTAGCTGCAACGATGTTCAACTAAGCTGGGCAGTGCTTGAACCAGGCGGTCATAAAAGCCAGGAATCAGATTAGAGGGATAGTCTTCAAGATCCCCGATATCAATCCAAACCTCAATCACGGGATGGTAAGTCCACATATTGGGGCCACGGAGATGCTTAACACTCAGGATCTCGATGGATTTATTTAGTAATTGGGGCATGTATGGTGTTGCAAAAGGATTGGCGCCTGGATTTAGCAGGTGGCGCTGTTCACTGTCTCTCTGTTTATAGTTTTATTGAAAATCTACAAAAATAGCAAAAATACATAAAAAGGACTACTTGCCTAATTTAACGGTTTTCTACCCCCGAAAGTTGACAGGACCGATAAATCTAAAAAATCTAGCTCCACTATACTTTTAGGGTTAATGAAGCCAGAAATCCTTCCTTTTGCCCCTGTGCTACCAAGTGATTGGCTGAGCGTTCTTGAGGGTGAGAATTCCCCCATTCAAAGCCTAGAGGCAGCACTGGCTTGGGTCGAGCTTGATTTGGGTGCTGACTTGCACTTTGAAAGAAGTCTACTTTTGCTCACTGAAGAAGGCTTATTTTGGACCGATGGTGCAAAGTTTGAATCTTGGCCCGCTAGCTCAAGAGAGCATCTCGTTCATGGCGATCATGCTGGTGTGGGTCATTTAAAGCTCGAAACAGCGGATGCGCTGCAAAGAATTTGGTATTTCACCTTGGCAGTCAATCCTCAGGTTTTGCGTTTGCAGTCCAGCTTCAGAAAACTGACCCATGGCGCTGAGCAGGGTCGGGACGATGTGAGTGAGTATGACAGGCAGGTTTGTCCTGTTTGCTTGAGCCCTAAACCGGCTAACTCTGATGGTTGTCCAACTTGCGATCCTGAAGATGACAAACCGCCATCAACTTGGACCTTGTTCAAATTATGGCGTTTTGCTAAGCCTTATAAAAATCAACTGTTACTCGGTTTTGTGCTGACACTGCTATCAACTGGCGCAACTCTGATTCCACCGTATTTAACGATGCCCCTGATGGATCATGTCTTGATTCCTTATGAGCGTGGTAATCCCATTGATTTTCAGTTAGCAAGCATGTATTTGTTTGCGCTATTTGGTGCGGCCATCATTGCTTGGGGATTGGGTTGGTGGAAAACTTATCTACTGGCTTTAGTAAGTGAACGTATTGGCGCAGATTTACGTAATACGACTTTCGAGCACTTACTCAAACTCTCGCTTGAGTACTTCGGTGGTAAGCGCACTGGTGACTTGATTGCACGTATTGGCGCAGAGACTGATCGCATCTGCGTCTTCTTGTCGCTATATGCATTGGACTTTGCGACTGATGTCCTCATGATTACGATGACCGCCGCTATCTTGTTCTCGATTGATCCTTTGCTGGCGCTAGTGACCTTAGCGCCATTGCCATTCATTGTGTGGATGATTCATGTTGTGCGCGATCGTTTGCGTTTTGGCTTTGAGAAGATTGATCGTATCTGGTCTGAAGTCACAAACATTTTGGCAGATACGATCCCAGGCATTCGGGTAGTCAAAGCGTTTGCGCAAGAAGATCGCGAGTTAAAGCGTTTTGTAGATTCTAATAAACACAATCTTCAAATTAACGATCGTGTAAATCGTGTTTGGGGTTTGTTCTCGCCAACCGTCACGCTCTTAACCGAGACTGGTTTATTAGTGGTGTGGGGTTTCGGTATCTGGCAAGTGGCACATCAGAAAGTCACCGTTGGTGTCTTGATTGCGTTTCTTGCATACATCGGCCGTTTTTATGTACGACTTGATTCAATGAGTCGTATTGTGTCGCACACCCAAAAAGCAGCTGCGGGTGCCAAGCGTATCTTTGATATTTTGGATCATGTCTCGAGCGTTCCTGAACCGATTAATCCCGCACCTCTGGGGCCTGTCAGTGGACGCATCTCGATGCGCGGCGTGGGTTTTCGCTATGGCAATCGTGCGGTAACTAAAGGTATTGATTTAGATATTGCTCCAGGTGAGATGATTGGTTTAGTAGGTCATAGCGGTTCAGGCAAGAGTACCTTGGTCAATTTGATTTGCCGTTTCTATGACGTGAGCTCTGGCTCTATATCCTTAGATGGGCGCGATATTCGTAGCATTGGTATTGCCGATTATCGCAAGTGTATTGGCCTGGTATTGCAAGAGCCATTCCTATTCTTTGGCACGATTGCAGAGAACATTGCTTACGGCAAGCCTGATGCTACTCGTGAAGAAATCATTGAAGCGGCACGTGCTGCCCATGCCCATGAATTTATTCTGCGCTTACCACTAGGCTATGACTCACTAGTGGGTGAGCGCGGTCAATCTTTATCTGGTGGTGAGCGTCAACGCATCTCGATTGCCCGTGCGCTCCTGATTAATCCAAGCATCTTGATTTTGGATGAGGCAACTTCATCCGTTGACACCACTACAGAAAAAGAAATTCAGCGCGCTTTAGATAACCTTGTTAAAGGTCGCACAACCATTGCGATTGCACATCGCTTATCAACACTCAGAAAGGCAGATCGCCTCGTGGTATTAGATAAGGGTGAGATTGTGGAGATCGGATCACACGAACATCTAATGGAAGCCCAAGGGGCTTACTACACTTTGTATCAAGCGCAGTTGCGTCATGCTGCAGAGTTAGTCGAGGGCGGCGCCATTGGAGAGAGTTTGGAAGAAAGCTCAGAAGAGAGTAAACGAGATAAGCAGGAAGAAAAACGAGAAGAGAAACTACAAGAGATTGCGAAAAATATTGGGGGCGGGGTATGACGCAAGCCAATCAATCTGCACATCAACTAAAGCGGGATTCTCTGGGTCGTATGATCTTCGTAGATGCTAAGGGCAATACGCATATTGGCGTGCATCCTGTAAGAGCATTTCCAATCACTGCTCCAGGTGCTGGAGTAGGCATCATGGATCAGTCTGGTAAAGAAGTATTTTGGTATCCCGATGTTGCTGCCATTCCAAGGGATGAGCTTGCTGTGATTGAAGGAGAATTGGCTGCGCGCGAATTTATGCCAGTGATTGAGAGAATTACCAAAGTCTCTACTTTTGCTACGCCCAGTATTTGGGATATTGATACAGACCGAGGCCCAACTCGCATTCGCCTGAAGGGTGAAGAAGATATTCGCAGAATTGCTGGTAATACTTTGTTAATTGCAGACTCCAATGGCCTGCAGTTTTTAATCAAAGACTCTACCCAGCTAGACAAGCTTAGCAAAAAGCTTTTAGACCGTTTCCGCTAGAATTTATTTCGGTAAGCCGCTTTAGCTCAGTTGGTAGAGCAGTTCATTCGTAATGAAAAGGTCGCCAGTTCGATTCCGGCAAGCGGCACCAATCCTCATTTAATTTAGGGTAAACCCTATAAGACTCACCAAGCCCATATTGCAATTCCCGCTGCAATCAATAGACTTATTTTTTGTACGTTTTTTGTGCATTAAATGCCATTAGTAACATGCAGTGTAAGTACACTAAGCCTAGCCTTTGGCTTTATTTATCAGGGTTTCCACTATGTTAAGGTTGCCCATGTGTAAGGATTTTGAAATTATTGATGGTAGTCAAGTTCAACATGCACATCTTGTTTAAAAATCACACACAAATTAAATAAGTAAATAAGCCAAATTAAATTGGTAAACATTTTTGGAGACATACTTAATGAAGATGAAGTTTAAGAGAGCATTGATTTCCACCACCTTAGCCCTCGGTGTAGTTGGTGTTTCACCTGCATTTGCAGCATGGGAGCCAAACAAGCCAGTTGAATTCATTATTCCTGCTGGTCCTGGTGGTGGTGCTGACCAAATGGCTCGCATGATCCAAGGAATCATCACCAAAAATAATTTAATGAAGCAAGCAGTGATTCCAGTGAATAAGGGTGCTGGTGCTGGTGCTGAAGGTTTCTTGGCAATGAAAGAAGCCAAAGGTGATCCCAATAAGATTGTGATCACACTTTCTAATTTATTTACAACGCCATTAGCAACCGGTGTTCCATTTAATTGGCAAGACATTACTCCGGTAGCAATGTTGGCGTTAGATCAGTTTGTGTTGTGGGACAACGCAGAAAAGCCTTATAAGACAGC contains the following coding sequences:
- a CDS encoding class 1 fructose-bisphosphatase, with protein sequence MSSSTHTNFKQYLATTKSQGVAIPVGLQDLLVAVVNTCSTLSHEVAQGALIGLLGSAGTGNVQGEVQQKLDIIANDLLIEGVKACKSLAGLASEEMELPVPVQGTGDYLLLFDPLDGSSNIDVNVSIGTIFSILKKQDPQAPLQTTDFLLSGRHQVAAGYVVYGPQTTMALTLGDGVVMFTLNKVTGEFLLIKDAVTISHSTKEFAINMSNMRHWADPVRRYVEECLAGVGGAREKDFNMRWIASMVADVHRVLSRGGVFMYPWDQREPHKPGKLRLMYEANPMSFLVEQAGGASTNGKDLIMDLQPTDLHERVSVMLGSKEEIDRLQHYHA
- a CDS encoding ABC transporter ATP-binding protein; protein product: MKPEILPFAPVLPSDWLSVLEGENSPIQSLEAALAWVELDLGADLHFERSLLLLTEEGLFWTDGAKFESWPASSREHLVHGDHAGVGHLKLETADALQRIWYFTLAVNPQVLRLQSSFRKLTHGAEQGRDDVSEYDRQVCPVCLSPKPANSDGCPTCDPEDDKPPSTWTLFKLWRFAKPYKNQLLLGFVLTLLSTGATLIPPYLTMPLMDHVLIPYERGNPIDFQLASMYLFALFGAAIIAWGLGWWKTYLLALVSERIGADLRNTTFEHLLKLSLEYFGGKRTGDLIARIGAETDRICVFLSLYALDFATDVLMITMTAAILFSIDPLLALVTLAPLPFIVWMIHVVRDRLRFGFEKIDRIWSEVTNILADTIPGIRVVKAFAQEDRELKRFVDSNKHNLQINDRVNRVWGLFSPTVTLLTETGLLVVWGFGIWQVAHQKVTVGVLIAFLAYIGRFYVRLDSMSRIVSHTQKAAAGAKRIFDILDHVSSVPEPINPAPLGPVSGRISMRGVGFRYGNRAVTKGIDLDIAPGEMIGLVGHSGSGKSTLVNLICRFYDVSSGSISLDGRDIRSIGIADYRKCIGLVLQEPFLFFGTIAENIAYGKPDATREEIIEAARAAHAHEFILRLPLGYDSLVGERGQSLSGGERQRISIARALLINPSILILDEATSSVDTTTEKEIQRALDNLVKGRTTIAIAHRLSTLRKADRLVVLDKGEIVEIGSHEHLMEAQGAYYTLYQAQLRHAAELVEGGAIGESLEESSEESKRDKQEEKREEKLQEIAKNIGGGV
- a CDS encoding type II toxin-antitoxin system VapC family toxin, giving the protein MILLDTNICIYIINQKPPSVLERFKSFQSGEIGVSTIVAAELAYGVEKTNSIRNKQALNLFLAPMTIVPFDTNCIWTYATLRAQLEKQGQPIGSLDTMIAAQALALDLPLVTNNLKEFSRVSGLKLENWV
- a CDS encoding DUF1854 domain-containing protein, translating into MTQANQSAHQLKRDSLGRMIFVDAKGNTHIGVHPVRAFPITAPGAGVGIMDQSGKEVFWYPDVAAIPRDELAVIEGELAAREFMPVIERITKVSTFATPSIWDIDTDRGPTRIRLKGEEDIRRIAGNTLLIADSNGLQFLIKDSTQLDKLSKKLLDRFR
- a CDS encoding antitoxin: MDIAQIFKTGRSQAVRLPKEYRFTDSEVTVQHFAGGVLLLPKNGLFTAICASLDSFEPGLQLTRDQPEQQDRVEIAP
- the cphA gene encoding cyanophycin synthetase, giving the protein MEITRIRMLRGPNLWSRHTALEAIVTCDPSERSIDAIPQFETKIRERFPQLGSMRRGGLTEPLSLAHALEHAALGLQAQAGCPVTFSRTVQTIDDGVYQVVVEYIEEVVGRMAFDFGFALIQATLNDAPFDLAAALSELEALYEDVRLGPSTGSIVDAALQRNIPFRRMTEGSMVQFGWGSKQKRIQAAETSDTSAIAEAIAQDKELTKNLLAAAGVSVPIGEVVTNVDDAWRAAQKIGGPIVLKPKDGNQGKGVVANIQTEEEVRAGFEVTQGFGRETIVERYLPGADYRLLVVGNRLSAAARREPAQVVGDGKHTVAELVEKENQNPLRGDGHATALTKIRFDDIALAHLASSGLTPQYVPKTGERVLLRNNANLSTGGTATDVTDDVHPDVAASAIAAAQMIGLDIAGVDILCESIYKPLEQQGGGIVEVNAAPGLRMHLKPSYGKGRPVGEDIINTMFPPGEDGRIPVVAVTGTNGKTTTVRLISHLLTETGLRVGMTGTDGVYINHRLIDTGDCSGPKSARNVLMHPDVDAAVLETARGGLLREGLGFDRCEVAVVTNIGEGDHLGLNYISSVEDLAILKRVIVQNVAPTGAAVLNGADPMVAKMGDKCSGRVIFFAQNQHHPVITAHRAKNKKVIFFDGTYIVASKGSRVMYRFPVSEIPLTQNGVLGFQIENAMAAIGAAWALGLDAEKIARGLNSFESTANAVPGRFNQFKHKGATVIADYGHNPDAMRALASAVESMKPKKSHVVISGAGDRRDEDIRDLTRILGNAFDNVILYQDACQRGREDGEVLKLLQEGLVGTTKAKQVKEIHGEFKAIDTALNEVAEGDVCLILIDQVEESLAYLKEKVKP